From Rhopalosiphum padi isolate XX-2018 chromosome 2, ASM2088224v1, whole genome shotgun sequence:
aaagtagaaacattttagttaagaatatagtttattgactatataataatttaaatatctgttaaaaaaaaaatgttggacccaCTTCCAAAATTCGTTGCGGCCTTAGATGCAAATGTCTTTTGTGCATTTATTTTCAGTTTCCATTTGTGATGGAATCAGTCCATTgctgtatttaatttttgaaagtgGATGATTGCTCTGGAATTGTTTCGAATAAGTCATGGTAAAAAGTGTGAGTCAGCAAATAGTAAAAGTGTAACATTTTGGTTAAATGATATGTCGATGGTATATGCTGATCGCTCAGTAGAAAAACGGTGAATGGCAGGAAACTTTTGGTACGCCTGCACGTATGTGTTTAGTTATAGAGGTTACACCTAGGACCTTTTACATTAACGAGTAGGCAACGGTCTTCTCAATACGATTTGAAAAGTACCAACATGCAGGTAGACTAGAGTGCCAAGATTTGACAAGTTGCACGAAATTATATGTTACCTGAGTTGCCTTTATTTGAGACAGAGTATAAAATATGGTATGACATAAGTGACGAAAAAAGACAAGGGGtctattaaaatagaaaacaacAGCGggataatgatgatattatataggagAATGATACATATGATAGCTATAATATCGGATATATACTTGTGAGTATTCGACAGCCGTGATAAGAGATTGCATGGACTATGATTGTGAGTATAATCATAGAGTtggataattatgaataatgtatttatcaataattgttaaaaattatattttgacacaaattaaatactaaaatttgtgaaaatgtaaagttatattaaagaaacatttgaatataaaatattgtaatggtACCTATTTTCCATTCACTTTGACTCTGTGGaactgaaattttaattattatttttttatatacatgttctgatttgtgaaaatattaatattctaaaaaaaaatattcttacagtgctttaagaatatttaaattaaattcatgattttatttacaagctttttaaatttttatttcgaattatgaataattcattgaaaaataaatcgatattagtttgtaaaatcaaacattctttacatttgataaatataatagtattaagaaaaatttattctgggaaataagttttaaaaaatattattttatcgatttccAAGCGCCCTCGATAATGAAAGTCTCTGCTTGTGGAgcagttcttaaaaatattaagttgagttacaatataatagttaataaagatatgataaaaatgaataataagataaatttatCGCAGAGACTtgcttgtataatgtatatttaattaaattcaatatacaaaaatactttaaacataTTTAGGTTTATATAAGGTTATTTTCTTAGAGGTGTATATCGTTCTAAGGTAAATATTGTGTAAAGCATACAccatagaatataatatcagaaaatttcacatttctaaaatttaaatttatatatttttctttgctcacagataaaaaaacaatattgctcTGGAGACTTTAGAAGATctgtaataaatgaaaaataaagatattattttggtagattaaattatttttttacgtgttaagcattataaaaaaaacgtgtTCGTGTAATACAATTGTTGAGTTGAAttcaattaatacaattgttagtataaattattataaaaacaattacattcaagaattataagtacttactaTTCTTATCACATTTTTGTTCTTTACCATActcatagtatttttttacagtttctataaattttagaatcagaatattatctttatagtaaatatttattccgtttaaacactttaaacgaataattttattaaatgtatagtaattgTTAGTTACAGAATATGacatttatctaatattttaatatgtttattataattggcTTTCGGTCTATTTGCCCTAATTGAAATATCAAGCATCACTCAACTCTACATTATACCTAAAAGTTAATCAAGGAGAAACACAATGAAAGAAGAATCTAACAACGATCATGAAcacctaaaattataaaattaattgaattatccAGGAACTTGACAATCATGTACGACTCTTATAAATCATACCTATTAAAACTAAATCGAAAATAGAGTCTAGCCCAAGGTGATCCAATCCGCGGCcctgtc
This genomic window contains:
- the LOC132921099 gene encoding uncharacterized protein LOC132921099 isoform X2 produces the protein MKYNNVDNYIEVLSNWNDWRSYFSETVKKYYEYGKEQKCDKNNLLKSPEQYCFFIFPQSQSEWKIGTITIFYIQMFL
- the LOC132921099 gene encoding uncharacterized protein LOC132921099 isoform X1, producing the protein MMFYKVLITLSVTAIYIIKYSDAGNEDNVDNYIEVLSNWNDWRSYFSETVKKYYEYGKEQKCDKNNLLKSPEQYCFFIFPQSQSEWKIGTITIFYIQMFL